CGTTGCTGCTCGGGCAGCGGCCCGAGGACGTGCAGCGCGACGAGGTCGTGGACCGGGCCCGGCGGGTGCGCGCCACCGGAGTCCGCACGGCCTGCGTGACCAACAACGTGGCCGAGTTCGGGCAGGCGTGGCGCGGGATGATCCCGGTCGACGAGCTCTTCGACGTGATCGTGGACTCGTGCCGGGCCGGCGTGCGCAAGCCCGACGCCCGCATGTTCGAGCTGGCGCTGGCCGAGCTGGCCGTGCCCGCCGGCCGGGCCGTGTTCCTCGACGATCACCCCTCCAACGTGGCGGCCGCCACCCGGCTCGGCATCCGCTCGATCCTGGTGGGGCCCGACCGGGTGGCGGCGTTCGACGAGCTCGACGTGCTGGTGGGGCTGCCGCCGCCGGCCCGGTCGCCCAGCGCCGAGGAGGGAGCGGTATGCGCGCCGTAGTCCTCGACGGGCCGGGTGCCGTGAGCGTGCAGGACGTACCCGACGCCGGCCTGCTCGGAGCCGACTCCGCGGTCGTGCGCGTCGACGCCACCGCCATCTGCGGGTCCGACCTGCACCTGTACCACGGCCAGGGCGGCGCTCCGGGCACCCGCCTGGGCCACGAGTTCGTCGGCACGGTCGAGGAGGTCGGGCCGGGGGTGCGCACCGTCTCCCGCGGCGACCGTGTGCTCGTGTCGGGTGTCATCGGGTGCGGGCGCTGCCCCGACTGCCTGGCCCGCGACCCGGGGGTGTGCCGCAACAACGGCCTGGCCGTGTTCGGCACCGGTACGGCGCTGCCCGGTGGTCAGGCCGAGGCGGTCGACGCGTCGGCGGGGGACACAGTGGGGCGCGTGCAGGAGCTGACCGGAGGACGTGGCGCCGAGAGCGTGATCGAGGCGGTGGGTGCCGACCAGACCGTTTCCGACGCGATCATGTGCGCGGCGCCGGGGGGAACGGTCTCGGTCGTGGGGGTCAACCTCGGGATGGCCTTCCCGTTCCCGATGGCGCTGGCGCTGATGCGCCGGCTGACCTTCCGGGTGACGCTCGCATCCATCCCCGGCACGTGGGACAGCCTGGTGCCGCTGATCGCCTCGGGCCGCCTGCATCCCGAGGACGTGTTCACCCATCGCCTGCCCCTGTCGGCCGCGGCCGACGCCTACCGGATCTTCGACTCGCGCACCGACGGGGTGCTGAAAGTCCTTCTGGACCCGGCCGGATGACGGCCTACGTGGTCATCGACGTCCAGAGCACCGACGAGGCGAAGGCGGCGCGCTACCGGGAGCTGTCCGGTCCCAGCGTCGAGCGTCACGGGGGCCGGTTCCTGGTGAGAGGCGGCCCCTTCGACGTGCTCGAAGGAGACTGGGTCCCGACCCGACTCGTGATCGTCGAGTTCGCTTCGGTCGAGGCGGCACGCGAATGGTACGAATCGGAGGACTACCTGGAGGCCCGGGCGGTCCGCGCCGGGGCCGGAGCCTGGAGGATGGTCGTCGTCGACGGGCTCAGCTAGCGCGCGCCGCTAGAGGACTGCCGGAGCTTCTGTCGAACATCTGATCAGGACGGACACCGACAGGAGACGTCATGACGTGCAGCCGCTGCGGTGACCGGGACCACCAGCCCGGTGTGCAGCCCGACCTGCACGTCGACACCGTGACCGTGCGCGTGAACGAGACCGTCGAGCTGATGCGCGTGCCGCTGTGTGCCTTCTGCCGCACCGTGCTCACTGCCGCCATGCAGCAGGCGCTCACGCCCCCGAGCCGGCCCGCGGCCTGAGCCTCCCCTTACCGGCGCCGTCGGTCGGGTCGGCGGGGCCGTAGACGCCGACGAGCTCCCGGGCGATGCGGCCCAGGTGCTCCCGCGCCTCGGGCGGCCCCACCACCTCGATGCGCCGGCCGAACCCGGCCAGCTGGGCCGCCAGCACCTCGACGTCGTGACCCTTGACGACGACAGGCACCCGACCGTCCTCAGCCGGGGCCCCCACCTCGACCTGGCGCTCGAATATCCACCGCAGGATCTCCACCAGGTCGGGGTCGGCCAGGGCTGAGACGGCGGCGGGGGACCGCAGCTCGTCGACCCGCTCCACGACGTGCTGCCAGGTCTCGGCCAGGTCGAAGCCGTCGGGGCGCACGACCGCCTCCCCCGTCTGCTCCACCGAGGTCACCCTCCCGACCCGGAAGGTGCGCATGCCCTCCTCGGTGCCCGCCACGAGGTACCAGACGGTGCCTTTGAGGGCCACCCCCAGCGGGTCGACGATCCGCACGGTCGCCTTGCCGCCGCGGTCGGTGTAGCCGAGACGCACCCGCCTGCCGTCGGCGGCGGCCTCCTGGAGGGCGTCGAGGTGGACGGGGCGACCGGTCCGCCGTCTCTGCCCCCACCCACCGGGGTCGACGACGATCGAGGCGGCCGACGCCTCCGCCCGTTCCCGGAAGGGCTCGGGCAGGGCGCGCACCAGCTTGCGGAGCGCGGCCCGCAGCTCGGGAGTGGCGTCGGCGGCCGGCCCCGCCACCAGGAACAGGGCCCGGGCCTCGGCGGCCGACAGCCCGGACAGGTCGGTCCGCCCGCCTCCGAGGAGGCGCCAGCCCCCTGCCCGGCCCCGCTCGGCGTACACGGGCAGCCCGGCCGCCGACAGCGCCTCGAGGTCCCGGCGGGCGGTGCGCTCGGAGACCTCGAGCTCCTCGGCCGCCTCGCCGGCGGTGAGGCGCTGGCGCTGCTGCAGGAGCAGCAGGAGCGAGACCAGCCGGTCGGCGCGCACCCCGTCATCGTGCCACCAAAACAGGCCAGAGGATGACCGCTTAAGAGGCGCATGCTGCGCCGGGACGGATCACCCACGGCGCTGTCCCCCGATGAGTTGGCCGGGCCCGAGCCGTCCGACCGACGAACCCGAAAAGGAGTCCCGAATGCAGTCGCCCCCCGACAATTCCGCCGATCCCCGGCGCTGGAAGGCGCTGGCCGTCCTGGCCCTCATCCAGTTCATGCTGGTCCTCGACATCACGGTCGTGAACGTGGCCCTGCCCCGGATCCAGCACGACCTGGCGTTCTCGCGGGCGGGGCTGGCGTGGGTGGTGAACGGCTACGTCCTGGCGGCGGGCGGGCTGTTGCTGCTGGCGGGGCGGTCCGCCGACCTGCTCGGGCGCAGGCGGCTGTTCCTCATCGGCGTGGCGGTCTTCGCCGTCGCGTCGGCGCTGTGCGGGGCGGCGGTCGCTCCCGGCATGCTGGTCGGGGCCCGCTTCCTCCAGGGTGCCGGAGAGGCCATGGCGGCGCCGGCGTCGCTCGGTCTCATAGCCCTGCTGTTCCCCCATCCGGCCGAGCGGATGAAGGCGCTCGGCATCTGGGGCGGAATAGCCGGCCTCGGCGGCACGTCGGGCACGGTGATCTCCGGGGCCCTGACCGACCTCGCGTCGTGGCGGTGGATCTTCTTCGTGAACCTGCCGGTCGCGCTGTTCGCCCTGCTGGCCGTGCCCCGACTGGTGGCCGAGAGTCGGATGACCCGCGGCGCCCGGCGGCCCCGGGTGGCGGGGGCGCTCATCGGCACCGCCGGTCTGGTGGCCGTCGTCGACGGCCTCCTGGGCGCGGCGACGCACTCGTGGGGCAGCGCCAACGTGCTCGTCCCGTTGCTGGCCGGCGCAGTCCTGCTGGTGACGATGGTCCGCATCGAGGCCCGATCCGGGGCTCCCCTCATCCCCGTCGAGTTCTTCACCAACCGCACGCGGGTGGTGACGAACTTCGTGACCCTGTTCTTCTCGGCTTCCTTCTTCAGCTATTTCTTCCTGCTGACTCTGTTCGAGCAGCAGGTGCAGGGCTACTCGCCTCTGCGCGGCGGCCTCTCCTACCTGCCCTTCGGGATCTCGATCAGCGCCGGGATCGGCGTGAGCACGGCGCTGATGCCCCGACTCGGTGCCCGCGCCATGCTCGGCACCGGCTTCTTCGGTTGCGCGGTCGGGCTGGCGCTGGCGAGTGGCATCGCGCCGGGGTCCTCGTACGGGGCCGGGATCCTGCCCGGCATGATCGTGCTCGGGCTGTTCTCCGGCGTCAGCTTCCCCGCCATCGGCAACAGCGCCCTGCACGGGGTGACCGGCGAGGACTCGTCCCTGGCGTCCGGAGTGCAGAGCGCCATGCAGCAGATCGGTGGCGCGGTAGGTCTGGCGTGCCTGGTGACGCTGGCCCTGCGTCACGCCGCCGGCCAGGTCCACCACGGGGTCCCCGCCGCCGCGGCCGCCGTGCACGGCTACGTCCTGGCCTTCCGGATCGGGACCGTGCTCCTGGCGGCGGCCGGCGTGATCGCCTTCTCCCTGCTCGACCGGGTGGTGGTGGGCCGGCCCGACGTGGTGACGGAGGCCGGGGCCGGGACCCTCCCCGACACCCTGGCCCCGGTGCCCGCCGGCGGGTGAACCCCGGGGCGCGGCTCCTGGCCGCTGTTCACCTGCCGGCCAGGAGGCCACGCCCCGAGCGGCCCGCTGCTTAGATTCCGCCGGTGGGCGAGACCATGGGGCGGCGGCGGTTCCTGCAGATGGCGGCCGCGGGCGGAGTCGGGGCCACCGTCCTCGGGCGGTCGAGCCTGGTCGAGGCGCTCACCGCCACGGCGGCGGGACCGTGTCCGCCGGCGTCGCTGGCCGACATCGACCACATCGTGATCTTCATCCAGGAGAACCGGTCCTTCGACAACTACTTCGGGGCCTACAAGGGGGTACGCGGGTTCGACGACCGCACCGCCCCCGGCGGCGTTGGCGCCTTCCGGCAGGCCTACCGCCAGCCGGCGCAGCCCACCGGGATCCCCAACCCGATGCTGCCGTTCCGGATGGACACGACGGTGACGGCGGTCCCGCACCAGGGGCAGTGCACCAACGACGTCGAGCACCAGTGGGCGGGGGCGCACGACAGCTGGAACGGCGGGGCCAGCGACAACTGGATGAACAGTCACCTGGCCACCGAGGCCGACCCGCGCCAGGCCGCGGTGACCATGTCGTACTACCAGCGGGCCGACCTGCCGTTCTATTACACGCTGGCCGACCACTTCACTGTTTGCGACAACTACTTCTGCTCGGTCATCGGAGGGACCGATCAGAACCGCCTCTACTCGATCACCGGCACCATCGACCCGGACGGTTGGGACGGAGGCTGCACCTTCTTCGACACCAAGGTGGGAACGGTTCAGACGCCGGGCGCCGACCTGGGGGCCGGCGGCCGCTGGGTGCCGTACCCCCAGATGCTGTCCCGGGCCGGCATCTCGTGGAAGGTCTACGGCACCCCGGACGGTCAGCTCGGGGACAACGTGCTGCGGTACTTCCCGCAGTTCCGGCCGGCGGGAGGCGACCCGTCCCTGTCCGTCCCCGCCTTCGGCTCGAACTCCTTCCCCGCCGACTTCGCCGCCGACTGTCAGGCCGGCACTCTCCCGCAGGTCTCCTGGCTCCTGGCCGACCTCCCCGACACCGAGCACGCCCCTGCTCCCGTCGAGTGGGGCGAGAGCATCGTGCACACCGTGCTGTCGGCCCTGGTGACGTCGGGCGTCTGGTCGCGGTCGGTCATGTTCCTCACCTACGACGAGAACGGCGGCTTCTTCGACCATGTGCCGCCCCCGACGGCTCCACCGGGAACGCCGGGGGAGTACATGAACCAGGCGGCGCTCACCTCCGCGGCCCGGAAGGAGGCCACGACGGTCGGGGGCGTGGACATGAGCCACGGCCCGATCGGGCTGGGGTACCGGGTGCCCACCCTCGTGGTCTCTCCCTTCTCGAGGAACCCGGATCCGTCCGGGGGGCCGCTCGTCTGCTCGGACCGCTTCGACCACACGTCGCTTCTCCGCTTCGTCGAGACCTGGTCACAGGCCCGCGGGCACCCCGCCCGCATACCCGGCCGCGACCCCTCCACCCGCTCTCCGGGACTGAGCGCCTGGCGCCGCCAGGCCGTCGGTGATCTGACCTCGCCCTTCAGCTTCGGCGCCCAGCCCGACGCCTCGGTCCCCACCGCCGTCTTGGCGGTCGTGCCCAACCGGGTCGACCCGGCCGTCCTGACCCAGTGCGTGGTCACGGGCACGGTCGGGAGTGAGTCGAGCGGGACCGAGCCCATCGTCCAGGATCCCGTCGTCCCGACCACGGCGGCCATGCCGGCCCAGGAACGCCTCGTCTCCCCGGTGCGCCGGCCGCAGCTGGCCGCCTGCGCGACCGGGACGTCGGCCGTCCCGGTAGGCGCGGGTACCGGCTCGGGCCCCGGTGGCGCCTCGGGCTCCTCCGGCACCCGGGGGTCGCTCCCGGCCACGGGCGGGCTCTCGCCGCTGTCGGCGGGCGGGTTGTTGGGGCTGGGGGCGGTGGCGGCCCTGGCCCTCCGGCGCCGGCTCGGGCCGGGTCCTGCTCCCCGACCTGGGCAGGCCGAGGTTCAGCCGGACTGAACCGTCCGGTCTACTGGTCTACTGGTCTACTGGGGGGCCAGCAGCTCCTTCTCCCGCTCGATGAGCTGGCCCCAGAGGGCCTGATCCTCGACCGAGAGCGGGGCGAGCAGACGGCGTTCGACGAGCTTTTCGAGCAGCAGCCGGACCTCCCTCAGGTCCAGTCCGTCCGCCTCCTCATCCACGACAAAAAAGGCGTCCGCCGCGCCCGGGGTGCTCGGCGCCATTGCTCGGCCTCCCTCCTGGCGAGACGTGCTGTACCCCGCCAGAGCGGTGTTCATGCACGGAACGTGGAGGGTCGTGTACGGGCGGTGCGGGGACGGAGAACCGGCCATGCGGCGAACCTCGCCAAGGTGGATCAGACTGGGCGGGAAGGGTCCTCTCGCTTGGCGTGAGCCGCGGTGGCATCCGGCCCCTGGGGCCAGATCTCGACCCAGGTCCAGACGACGAACACCATGGCCGCGGCCACCCAGCCGAAGAGCGGGGCGGCGACGGCAGCCGGACTGAAAGCGACGCCAGAGCCGACAACCAGTCCCACGACGCTGCCGACCAGGACCCGGGTTCGGGCTCGGGTTCCGTGACTGGGGCGCAAGAGTGGCCGTTATCCCCAGCCGGTCGTTGGCAGAACCACACGGATGTCATCCCGGTTCCACCGTCAGTCGCGGCGGCCTCAGCGGACTGCCACCGCACTTCGGCTCGGCTAGGAGGTACGACACCGAAGGCCAGAGGTGGTGACGATGAGCCGGCCGATAGGCGGGATCCTGTGAGACGCCCTCTCGGGCGTCCCGGTGGCCATCCATCTGTGCGGCCTACCTGGGGACTGCCCCTTTCGGGGCCGGGCGGGCCGCCCTGTCCCACGCTTGGCCTTGCTCCGGGTGGGGTTTGCCTAGCCGTCCCGGTCACCCGGGACGCTGGTGCGCTCTTACCGCACCGTTTCACCCTTGCCTGTGCGCCCGGAGGCGCCATCGGCGGTCTGTTCTCTGTGGCACTTTCCTGCGGGTCACCCCGACTGGCCGCTAACCAGCACCCTGCCCTGCGGAGTCCCGACCTTCCTCGACCCGGTCCAGGCCGGGCCGCGGCCACCTGGCCGGCTCACCGTCGGTAGCCATCCTCCCACAGGCGGGGGGAGCGGTCCGGGGCGGGTGGCGCAGGTGGCAGAATAACAAGCGTGTCATTCGGGGCCGGGCCAGTGTCACAGCCCGCTGCCACCCTCGATCGGGTGACGATCGCGGCGGCGGAGCGGGACTCCCTTTCGGAGGTGGCTGGCCGGCTGGCCGGCATCCTCCTCGGGCGGGACCGGACGGTCAGCGATCCGTCGGCGTCCGAGCTCGAGTTCGAGCCGGTCCTCGAGCCCCGCCGGCTCGAAGCCCCCGGCCGGCCCCCCGAGGTGTGGGCGGTCGACGGCGGGCAGGCCCTGGTGGCCGACGCCCGGTGCCTCCAGGTCTTCGTGACCCGGAGCGCACTGGTCTGTTTCCGGGACGGGCGCTGCGTGGTGGAGGAGGAAGGACCGCTGCATGCCCACCTCCTGGGCACCGGGGAGGCCGGAGGTCAACGCACCCCGGACCTTCCGGAGGGGGCGCCGGTGGACGTCAACCTGCTCCGGGACCGGGAGGAGTGGATGGCGGTGGCCGCCGCCGTCGACCGGGCGGTGCCGGGTTCCGTCGTCCTCGTGGACGGTGACCTCGTCCCGGACTGGCGGATCCCCGCCGACGTGGTGCCCGGCATCATCGAGAGGGCGGTGGCACGCGGGGTGTCCCTCGCCGCGGTAACCAAGCACTCCTCGCTGGCCCGGGGCGGCGCCCCGTTGATCGGCCAGCTGGAGCTCGAGGCCGCCCAGCTGTTCGGCCCCCGTACCCGCTGGTGGGTCCCGGTCGGTCGGACCCGTGAAGGGTCGAGGTGGCCCGACCTGCAGGTCGTCGTGGCCCGGCTGGACCCCGACGCCCGCTACGCCTTCCGGGTCGACCTGCCGTCGGGATCGGATCCGGAGGCGGTCCTCACGACCGTCGCCGGCGTCTCGGACGACGCCGGCTTCCCCGGCTACCCGTACCCGCTCTCGGTGGCCGACCGGCTGGCGGCGTGCCCGGGTTGGCTGCGCGCCGAGACCTGGCTGGCCCTCGACGAGGCCCTGGAGCAGGCCGGCGTCTCCGCGGAGACGCGCGAACGGGCCTTCGACGACCGGCACCGGATGATGGAACGGCACGGATGAGGGGGTCACGACCATGACCGAGATACGCGGCCGGCTGTTCGGGCGCAACGTGCTCGAGGCCACGTTCCGCGCCGCCCCGGACGAGGATCTGTTCCTCGGTGAGCTGCTGGTAGGTGTGGACGAGGCCACCGGCCGGCGGTACCTGTTCCGGGTCGTCGACGTGACCTACGGGACCGAGCACCGCGAGCCGGGCTGGGCCGAGCGGGTGGCGGGGACCCTGCTGTCCGACGACGCACGCGGCGAG
This is a stretch of genomic DNA from Acidimicrobiales bacterium. It encodes these proteins:
- a CDS encoding HAD family phosphatase, with protein sequence MPPDPEDTPAPADRTVDAVLFDFGGVFTLSPFDTVAAAGKELGLEEGVAFDLCFGPYDQDGDHPWHRLERGELTLLDARDALAELARGRGFDLDPLSLLLGQRPEDVQRDEVVDRARRVRATGVRTACVTNNVAEFGQAWRGMIPVDELFDVIVDSCRAGVRKPDARMFELALAELAVPAGRAVFLDDHPSNVAAATRLGIRSILVGPDRVAAFDELDVLVGLPPPARSPSAEEGAVCAP
- a CDS encoding alcohol dehydrogenase catalytic domain-containing protein, with translation MRAVVLDGPGAVSVQDVPDAGLLGADSAVVRVDATAICGSDLHLYHGQGGAPGTRLGHEFVGTVEEVGPGVRTVSRGDRVLVSGVIGCGRCPDCLARDPGVCRNNGLAVFGTGTALPGGQAEAVDASAGDTVGRVQELTGGRGAESVIEAVGADQTVSDAIMCAAPGGTVSVVGVNLGMAFPFPMALALMRRLTFRVTLASIPGTWDSLVPLIASGRLHPEDVFTHRLPLSAAADAYRIFDSRTDGVLKVLLDPAG
- a CDS encoding DUF1330 domain-containing protein gives rise to the protein MTAYVVIDVQSTDEAKAARYRELSGPSVERHGGRFLVRGGPFDVLEGDWVPTRLVIVEFASVEAAREWYESEDYLEARAVRAGAGAWRMVVVDGLS
- a CDS encoding WYL domain-containing protein, yielding MRADRLVSLLLLLQQRQRLTAGEAAEELEVSERTARRDLEALSAAGLPVYAERGRAGGWRLLGGGRTDLSGLSAAEARALFLVAGPAADATPELRAALRKLVRALPEPFRERAEASAASIVVDPGGWGQRRRTGRPVHLDALQEAAADGRRVRLGYTDRGGKATVRIVDPLGVALKGTVWYLVAGTEEGMRTFRVGRVTSVEQTGEAVVRPDGFDLAETWQHVVERVDELRSPAAVSALADPDLVEILRWIFERQVEVGAPAEDGRVPVVVKGHDVEVLAAQLAGFGRRIEVVGPPEAREHLGRIARELVGVYGPADPTDGAGKGRLRPRAGSGA
- a CDS encoding MFS transporter, which translates into the protein MQSPPDNSADPRRWKALAVLALIQFMLVLDITVVNVALPRIQHDLAFSRAGLAWVVNGYVLAAGGLLLLAGRSADLLGRRRLFLIGVAVFAVASALCGAAVAPGMLVGARFLQGAGEAMAAPASLGLIALLFPHPAERMKALGIWGGIAGLGGTSGTVISGALTDLASWRWIFFVNLPVALFALLAVPRLVAESRMTRGARRPRVAGALIGTAGLVAVVDGLLGAATHSWGSANVLVPLLAGAVLLVTMVRIEARSGAPLIPVEFFTNRTRVVTNFVTLFFSASFFSYFFLLTLFEQQVQGYSPLRGGLSYLPFGISISAGIGVSTALMPRLGARAMLGTGFFGCAVGLALASGIAPGSSYGAGILPGMIVLGLFSGVSFPAIGNSALHGVTGEDSSLASGVQSAMQQIGGAVGLACLVTLALRHAAGQVHHGVPAAAAAVHGYVLAFRIGTVLLAAAGVIAFSLLDRVVVGRPDVVTEAGAGTLPDTLAPVPAGG
- a CDS encoding alkaline phosphatase family protein, with translation MGETMGRRRFLQMAAAGGVGATVLGRSSLVEALTATAAGPCPPASLADIDHIVIFIQENRSFDNYFGAYKGVRGFDDRTAPGGVGAFRQAYRQPAQPTGIPNPMLPFRMDTTVTAVPHQGQCTNDVEHQWAGAHDSWNGGASDNWMNSHLATEADPRQAAVTMSYYQRADLPFYYTLADHFTVCDNYFCSVIGGTDQNRLYSITGTIDPDGWDGGCTFFDTKVGTVQTPGADLGAGGRWVPYPQMLSRAGISWKVYGTPDGQLGDNVLRYFPQFRPAGGDPSLSVPAFGSNSFPADFAADCQAGTLPQVSWLLADLPDTEHAPAPVEWGESIVHTVLSALVTSGVWSRSVMFLTYDENGGFFDHVPPPTAPPGTPGEYMNQAALTSAARKEATTVGGVDMSHGPIGLGYRVPTLVVSPFSRNPDPSGGPLVCSDRFDHTSLLRFVETWSQARGHPARIPGRDPSTRSPGLSAWRRQAVGDLTSPFSFGAQPDASVPTAVLAVVPNRVDPAVLTQCVVTGTVGSESSGTEPIVQDPVVPTTAAMPAQERLVSPVRRPQLAACATGTSAVPVGAGTGSGPGGASGSSGTRGSLPATGGLSPLSAGGLLGLGAVAALALRRRLGPGPAPRPGQAEVQPD
- a CDS encoding DNA double-strand break repair nuclease NurA codes for the protein MTIAAAERDSLSEVAGRLAGILLGRDRTVSDPSASELEFEPVLEPRRLEAPGRPPEVWAVDGGQALVADARCLQVFVTRSALVCFRDGRCVVEEEGPLHAHLLGTGEAGGQRTPDLPEGAPVDVNLLRDREEWMAVAAAVDRAVPGSVVLVDGDLVPDWRIPADVVPGIIERAVARGVSLAAVTKHSSLARGGAPLIGQLELEAAQLFGPRTRWWVPVGRTREGSRWPDLQVVVARLDPDARYAFRVDLPSGSDPEAVLTTVAGVSDDAGFPGYPYPLSVADRLAACPGWLRAETWLALDEALEQAGVSAETRERAFDDRHRMMERHG